In one Bacteroidales bacterium WCE2004 genomic region, the following are encoded:
- a CDS encoding Rubrerythrin: MARFKCTVCGYIHEGDEAPAVCPRCKQPREKFVELLDDGTTRPVAAAPAAKSLAGTKTEKNLQEAFAGESQARNKYTYFASKAKKDGFVQIAALFEETAANEKEHAKIWFKYLHGGSVPDTAANLLDAANGENFEWTDMYARMAKEAREEGFDEIAQKFEMVGAIEKHHEERYRKLLKNIQDKKVFSKDGDVIWQCANCGHIVIGKEAPEVCPVCDHPQSYFQVEAVNY; the protein is encoded by the coding sequence ATGGCAAGATTCAAATGCACAGTCTGTGGATATATCCACGAGGGAGATGAAGCTCCCGCCGTATGCCCCCGCTGCAAGCAGCCCCGCGAGAAGTTCGTAGAACTGCTCGACGACGGCACCACCCGTCCCGTCGCGGCAGCCCCGGCCGCTAAGAGCCTGGCCGGAACCAAGACCGAGAAGAACCTCCAGGAGGCCTTCGCCGGCGAATCCCAAGCCCGCAACAAATACACCTACTTCGCTTCCAAGGCCAAGAAGGACGGCTTCGTCCAGATTGCCGCCCTCTTCGAGGAGACCGCGGCCAACGAGAAGGAGCACGCCAAGATCTGGTTCAAATACCTCCACGGCGGCAGCGTCCCCGACACCGCCGCCAATCTCCTGGACGCCGCCAACGGCGAGAACTTCGAGTGGACGGACATGTACGCCCGGATGGCGAAGGAAGCGCGCGAGGAGGGCTTCGACGAGATCGCGCAGAAGTTCGAGATGGTCGGTGCGATCGAGAAGCACCACGAGGAGCGCTACCGCAAACTCCTGAAGAACATCCAGGACAAGAAGGTCTTCTCCAAGGACGGCGACGTCATCTGGCAGTGCGCCAACTGCGGCCACATCGTCATCGGCAAGGAGGCCCCCGAGGTCTGCCCGGTGTGCGACCACCCGCAGAGCTACTTCCAGGTGGAGGCAGTCAATTATTGA
- a CDS encoding 3-deoxy-D-manno-octulosonate 8-phosphate phosphatase (KDO 8-P phosphatase): MAPNLKDIKAIAFDLDGVATDGSIIPVGPTMDDLVRIFNAKDSFATRFAAKQGFVMAVISGGLTTALRKRCVHMGINEENLYLGVRGKLKVFNEFCERNGFKASEVAYFGDDIPDTQVLRACGFGIAPADAAEEAKASADYVAKAPGGRGCLREGIEMILKAQGKWVFDEDKFDQVY, encoded by the coding sequence ATGGCACCAAATCTTAAGGACATCAAGGCCATCGCCTTCGACCTCGACGGCGTGGCCACGGACGGCAGCATCATCCCGGTCGGCCCGACGATGGACGACCTGGTCCGCATTTTCAACGCCAAGGATTCCTTCGCCACGCGCTTCGCCGCGAAGCAGGGCTTCGTCATGGCCGTCATTTCGGGCGGCCTGACGACGGCGCTTCGCAAACGCTGCGTGCATATGGGCATCAACGAGGAGAACCTCTACCTCGGCGTGCGCGGCAAGCTCAAGGTTTTCAACGAGTTCTGCGAGCGCAACGGCTTCAAGGCCTCCGAGGTGGCCTATTTCGGCGACGACATCCCCGACACGCAGGTGCTGCGCGCCTGCGGCTTCGGCATCGCGCCGGCCGACGCGGCCGAGGAGGCCAAGGCGTCGGCCGACTACGTAGCGAAGGCCCCGGGCGGACGCGGCTGCCTGCGCGAGGGCATCGAGATGATCCTCAAGGCGCAGGGCAAGTGGGTGTTCGACGAGGACAAATTCGATCAAGTCTATTAG
- a CDS encoding septum formation protein produces the protein MKKIILGSNSPRRRELLAGLDLPFTVDTGNTFEERVEPGVEAHDVPKRLSAGKSHGFHRPLEADEVLITADTVVIVGDEVLGKPHSREEAVAMLRKLSGRTHEVVTAVTIRDCAREETFGVSTQVHFVELSQAEIDHYIDKYKPYDKAGAYGIQEWIGYVGISSIEGSFYNVMGFPVHRVWHALQRFL, from the coding sequence ATGAAGAAGATCATTCTGGGCAGCAATTCCCCGCGCCGCCGCGAGCTGCTGGCGGGGCTGGACCTGCCGTTTACCGTGGACACGGGCAACACCTTCGAGGAGCGCGTGGAGCCGGGCGTGGAGGCGCACGACGTGCCGAAGCGCCTGAGCGCCGGCAAGTCGCACGGCTTCCACCGGCCGCTGGAGGCGGACGAGGTGCTGATCACGGCCGACACGGTCGTGATCGTGGGCGACGAGGTGCTGGGCAAGCCGCATTCGCGCGAGGAGGCGGTCGCCATGCTGCGCAAGCTGTCGGGCCGCACGCACGAGGTGGTCACGGCGGTGACCATCCGCGACTGTGCGCGCGAGGAGACTTTCGGCGTCTCGACGCAGGTGCATTTCGTGGAGCTCTCCCAGGCGGAGATCGACCACTACATCGACAAATACAAGCCTTACGACAAGGCGGGCGCCTACGGGATCCAGGAGTGGATCGGCTATGTGGGCATCTCGTCGATCGAGGGATCTTTCTACAACGTGATGGGCTTCCCGGTCCACCGGGTCTGGCACGCGCTGCAGCGCTTCCTCTAG
- a CDS encoding tRNA pseudouridine32 synthase / 23S rRNA pseudouridine746 synthase — MLGVMKVEDVEGTEEYLYAFSGTVGGRATLPGFVPPIFDLTAPEGYFRQREAEISAMPPGEARKAASAELQAWIFDQYRVSNARGETLSIREVFARRGLVPPGGTGDCAAPKLLQYAYSHGLTPISMGEFWYGASPASEVREQGRFYPSCTGKCGPLLSFMLEGLDVDPNPLDREFTTDAEPRILHEDADILVVSKPAGMLAVPGRTRAVSLLDWLRARYGEVHSCHRLDMDTSGVMVFARNLPAKVELERQFAAREVTKTYRARLVAGDRPFGHAPRGTIALPLALDYYDRPRQMVDREHGKLAVTEYEVLSQLPDGEIDIRFTPRTGRTHQLRVHAAHAAGLGRPIKGDRLYGSPDGGRLWLHAESLTIHHPVSGKSLTFRD; from the coding sequence ATGCTGGGGGTGATGAAGGTGGAAGATGTAGAAGGGACGGAGGAGTACCTGTATGCGTTCAGCGGGACGGTGGGCGGCCGCGCTACCCTCCCCGGGTTCGTGCCGCCAATCTTCGACCTGACGGCGCCGGAAGGCTATTTCCGGCAGCGCGAGGCGGAGATTTCCGCGATGCCGCCGGGCGAAGCGCGCAAGGCGGCGTCGGCGGAGCTACAGGCCTGGATCTTCGACCAGTACCGCGTCAGCAACGCCCGCGGCGAGACCCTTTCCATCCGGGAGGTCTTCGCGCGCCGCGGCCTCGTGCCGCCGGGCGGGACGGGCGACTGCGCCGCGCCGAAGCTCCTGCAATACGCCTATTCCCACGGACTTACGCCCATTTCCATGGGCGAATTCTGGTACGGCGCCTCCCCCGCCTCCGAGGTCCGCGAACAAGGCCGCTTCTACCCCTCCTGCACAGGCAAATGCGGCCCGCTCCTGAGCTTCATGCTCGAAGGGCTGGACGTCGACCCGAACCCCCTGGACCGCGAATTCACTACCGACGCCGAGCCGCGCATCCTCCACGAAGACGCCGACATCCTCGTCGTCAGCAAACCCGCCGGCATGCTCGCCGTCCCGGGCCGCACGCGCGCCGTGTCCCTGCTGGACTGGCTGCGCGCCCGCTACGGCGAAGTCCACTCCTGCCACCGCCTCGACATGGACACCTCCGGCGTGATGGTCTTCGCCCGCAACCTCCCCGCCAAGGTCGAGCTCGAACGGCAGTTCGCGGCGCGCGAGGTCACCAAGACCTACCGCGCACGCCTGGTGGCCGGCGACAGGCCCTTCGGCCACGCCCCGCGCGGCACCATCGCCCTCCCCCTCGCCCTGGACTACTACGACCGTCCCCGGCAGATGGTCGACCGCGAACACGGAAAACTCGCCGTCACCGAATACGAAGTACTTTCCCAACTGCCTGACGGCGAAATAGATATCCGCTTCACACCCCGGACCGGCCGCACCCACCAGCTGCGCGTCCACGCCGCCCACGCCGCCGGCCTCGGCCGCCCCATCAAGGGCGACCGCCTCTACGGCAGCCCCGACGGCGGCCGCCTCTGGCTCCACGCCGAATCCCTGACGATCCACCACCCCGTCTCCGGCAAGTCCCTCACCTTCCGCGACTGA
- a CDS encoding bile acid:Na+ symporter, BASS family gives MSPEITSIIDSIDVTLNAGGMNTINIVLAFVMYGVALGIRPGLFKDVFRKPKSLILGMVCQLVLLPLLTFLLALLFGRWISWTMALGMILVASCPGGNISNFMSSLSKANVELSVSLTAVSTALAILMTPFNFWVYGNLYLHFANVASDVPQLIIPLWDVFKTIFILLGIPLTLGVMTAHFLPRVAEKLKKPLQWFSIIFFVAMVVLSFMGNIKAFLQCIQYIFLVVLIHNLLALSIGFGIGSFFKVPKRDRRTLTIETGIQNSGLGLVLLLGTNLFADFPPHGGTLVITAWWGIWHIISGLTVSTVFHRYELRHKTS, from the coding sequence ATGAGTCCTGAAATCACCTCCATTATCGACAGCATCGACGTCACGCTCAACGCGGGCGGCATGAATACCATCAACATCGTCCTGGCTTTCGTGATGTACGGCGTCGCCCTGGGCATCCGCCCGGGCCTGTTCAAAGACGTCTTCCGCAAGCCCAAATCCCTGATCCTCGGCATGGTCTGCCAGCTGGTCCTGCTGCCGCTGCTGACCTTCCTGCTGGCCCTGCTGTTCGGCCGCTGGATCAGCTGGACGATGGCCCTGGGCATGATCCTGGTGGCCTCCTGCCCCGGCGGCAACATCTCCAACTTCATGAGTTCGCTGTCCAAGGCCAACGTGGAGCTCTCCGTCAGCCTGACGGCCGTCAGCACGGCGCTCGCCATCCTGATGACCCCGTTCAACTTCTGGGTCTACGGCAACCTCTATCTCCATTTCGCGAATGTCGCGAGCGACGTCCCGCAGCTGATCATTCCCCTCTGGGACGTCTTCAAGACCATCTTCATCCTCCTGGGCATTCCCCTAACCCTCGGCGTGATGACCGCACATTTCCTGCCCAGGGTGGCCGAGAAGCTGAAGAAGCCCCTCCAGTGGTTCAGCATCATCTTCTTCGTCGCGATGGTCGTCCTGTCCTTCATGGGCAACATCAAAGCCTTCCTGCAGTGCATCCAGTACATCTTCCTGGTGGTGCTCATCCACAACCTGCTGGCCCTGAGCATCGGTTTCGGCATCGGATCCTTCTTCAAGGTCCCCAAGCGTGACCGCCGCACCCTCACCATCGAGACCGGCATCCAGAACAGCGGCCTGGGCCTCGTCCTGCTGCTGGGCACCAACCTCTTCGCGGATTTCCCGCCGCACGGCGGCACCCTCGTCATCACCGCCTGGTGGGGCATCTGGCACATCATCAGCGGCCTGACCGTCAGCACGGTCTTCCACCGCTACGAACTCCGTCACAAAACATCCTAG